Below is a genomic region from Populus trichocarpa isolate Nisqually-1 chromosome 15, P.trichocarpa_v4.1, whole genome shotgun sequence.
ACAGGTTTTGCTCAAGCTCTAGTTGATCCAAGCCCAGTCACTAGTAGATGTCTGGCAGAAATTTGTAGCCCAAGGCtgctcaaatatatataaagcatgTCATGCTTGATGGTCAACATTCTGTAGTTTAACCACAAAGCAACTGGACATGGACATCCAGCCTATGAACATAACAGGGTTAATGGCATCTGTATTCATTTCTCTGGAGTGACAAATATGCGTGTACATAAATTCTAGGATTACAGCAAATTATTTCAGTTGGGATTAAGAGTTTGAGGTGCTAAGCACAATTATTATTACCCTAGAATATTGGGACTGGACACCTTGAATCGATATCTAGAGTCACTATGATGCAGACGATTCAACAGCAATGCTCTGGCTGCAGAGGACCTTTGACTAGCCCGTGATGCATCTGAGAACTTATGCTGCAAGTTCTGGTTCAAAATAAAACTGGCATGTTAGCATAGAACATGTTagccaaaaaggaaaaacttcCTATAAGAAATGGAAActaacacacaaacacacacaaaggAAAAGAATGCAATTTGGACATATCCAACAAATCACAACATCTCACTATTCAATCGTACACTAAGCAATTAGGCATTCCATTCTTTCTAAATCACTTCTGCAAATTAATACCATAGTTAATCAGCATAATCAGAAGCAATTTTAAATCACAAACAATGATAATTTCTATTAACTAGTAATGAGAACAAATAAAAGGGCATGCAGATGCGTACATGTGCAAGTGAGAGAGAAGAATTTGGCATTGTAATTCATATAGTAGAAGACATAACTCACCTTTATGTGGTGCAATCTGTCAAGAaagtctttcaaaagacaaTCCAGATTGTGTTTGGAAATGATAGCTGGTATTGGGAATGTGCTTAACCTTCTGGCGATCTACTCTTACTTCTCCACGAATGCACTCTATGATCCTTTCTCTAACAATTATGAATATCAATACCATGAGGCAATGCCTTTAGTTTCATGCATCTACCAAAGCTCAAACTTTGAAGACCTGGCATCACTCCCTTCTCTAGAACAATCTCATTTAGTTGATTGCAGTTGTATGTATTCAAGATCTTGACTTTCTGGAACCCATCAAGAAAGCATAACTGTTTGGCTACGTAGGCGTTGACGACAATAAGCCTTGCCAAATTGGGCACTGATTGTAGGCAAGGAAGTGGATCTTCTCGTAATCTAGACCATAAGAAGAGCAAAAATGTGACGGAGTGAAGAGAAGGAAACCAACATGCCACCGTTTCCAATTTTCCAACTAGTTTGAGCTTTTCAAGGCAAGGAGGTGAGGAAAGTGCATCTATCCTTAATGGCTCCTCTTCATTAGCTGCTTTCAGAAACAATTTGTGTAGTTTCATGTTGTCCATTGCAGCACACAAGTCTTTCTCATCTGCTTGCCTCACATTTGTCAGGATAAATCGCCTGTATTGTTCTAGGTTCCAGTCATTCGATGAGGTTTCCATTCCCCCAACACCTGCCAGGACATGTAAGTTCTTcagcttatatatatatctgatgACGACGGTGTACCGAATGCATAATTAAAATCAGTTCCTTATCCGGGATTGTGAAGGTATGCAGTTAAGTGCCGTAGATACTGCAGCTTTGCGATGCCACAAGTGTTGAGAAACCTTCAgcaataataatgaatattacacaaaagagaaaacaagaaaaacttatGTTTACATCCACATGAGCATGAGCAGGTAGCTTTATTTCACTATATATCAAATTAGATTTACATAatgtattgtttttcaataatactCTTTACCATACCGTGAGGGACAGTGCCCCGCACCCCCAACCTATCAATCATCtctatcaacaaaaaaatttaaatttacatcCCAGAAAGGGCATTTGTCTATGAGCCACACACCAAAACTCCTTGATTTTGGTTTCGTTAATAGCCAGCGTTTTCTAACTTGGAAAGTTTTCCGATTGATTTGGGATGTTGCTCCACTTGATTTCCAGTCAAGTTCAAGTACCTGAAATTGAATGAATTGGGTAGTTTACAAATCTGCAGATTCTCTAGATCCCACAcccttaataatttaaatccaTGAAACACTGTACTTAAAAGAGGTTTAGATGTCTTGTCTGCAGGAAACAGAAAGAGCGAGCGAGTCTGTGAGAGCATGCCCTTGCTAGATTGTATTTCTCGGTCCTTGACTTGAATTGACAGTCGACGAGCTCCGCTCTCCTGAATTGCTTCTTTCCCATCATATACATCACAAAACTCCATGGATTATAATAGTGAAATTTCTAGCTCCCGCATAAGATCATGCATCCTGCAAGCTTTTGGTCTAATGTTGAATGGATGGGTTTCCCTCTACTACTTGGAGCATACTCCTGCAAATGAATTCCATCAAGTAATTCTCAGATATTTCTTCTAATGTTGCTCCTCTCACCATCTTAACGAACCCTTCAGCTATCCACAGTTTAATGAACCTTTTACGTCGAATCATATGATCTTCGGGAAAGACACAGCAATATAAGAACCAATTTCTTAATTGACAAGGCAAGTCACTAAAACTCAGCATCAATATTCTCTTTACGAATCCAAGCTCAGGACTAGATTCAAGATTTTATTGACTTTCCTCCACTCGAACTCTAACTTCTTGGTAGACATGAGACCAGCCAAAGCCACAATTGCTAGATGTAAGTCTTTACATTTTTCAGAAAGATTCCTTGCTAAAAGTCCAATTTTTGTGGGCAACATCCATTGTTGCTTGAAAAAGCTTCCATCCAAAACAATGCCCAAGCCTCATCCTTTTCAGGAGGTAGAAGCTGATGAACATGGCTTCCAGCCCCAAATGAAAACGAAGCTTGATCGGAATTGGATGTGCGGTTGGTTCGCCGAAGGGCTACCTGATCCGATGCCCATAACATGCGTACTCTTCCTCTATCTATGAGTGAGACTCTATCTGGATCTGCCCAGCATCCAAGTCATCCCAATCTGCCTGGCGAGGCTCCGGCCACCACATTAAATGATGAACTTTGCGCCTCTAGGAGGGTCAAGCCAAGCCTGAATGGAACTCAAGTCTCCTTCGTCTAGTCGAGAAGAGGCTGTGACTCTTCTATTACATAACGGGGAAGTCCATTCTCGTCATGATCGATCTAATTCCTACCGTAGTGCCCCAAGAAACTTACATCTTGTTTTTGAGTTGTAAGCAAAATTCTGATTCCGTTCATACTATCAGGAAGTGCAACATTTATTCACTACAGAGATCTATACTCCACACATCATCTAATACAATCACATATTTCCTTCCATGTAAGAAGTTCACCAGAATCTCCACCAATTGTTTGTAACTCATGGTGCTCAAATTCATTGGAACGCCCTCCTTTATTGCTTTTTACAAGTCCTGTTATCATGGCTAATAAATCTTCAATAACATAACTTTGAGAAACAGTGATTCAAGCATATCAATCAAAATGTGGCCTCACAACTTCAACTTGGCTGTTGTAGTTAGTATCAACTAGAGTTATCTTACCTAAACCACCCATTCTGGCTAAAGAAGTAACAGATCGTCATGGTTTTCCCGTTAAGAACCACCCCAACAGTCACATTTTACATTTTCAATCCCAACAAGACATCTTCGATGAAAAGACAAGAGCGCCATGACTTTTCATCCATCTAGTATCATAATGCAAAATGGTTCCTTCTTAATTTTGCTGCAATTTGATGCCTCACAGAGATATTCTTGGGAATGTAAATGGTTGATTCAAAAGCCTAGTGTGGTACTTACCCGAATTTTGCAGCCTATTCTTGTAATACATGAAGTTGTCGATGATGTCTTCCACATCACCGGCCATGGTCTTCATATTATCCACCCTGGTTTTCTCTCCCTCGGCGAGGAAATCTTTCTACAAAGGATCTCATGCTTGTCAACTCCATCTTGATTTTGTAAATTTCATCAGCAAGTCATCCAAGCAATGATGCTTCATTCTCAGGGACCAAAATGATCTCGCTAGTCAGTAGGTCTACTGTAGGAGATGCCATGTTACTTCCCTAGCTTCTTAGCTCTCTACATGACTATTCATGTTATTAGTTTTTTCATCTTCGTTCATGgagaaaaaatcaatagaaGGACAAAGACTGACTTAATATGATAAGATTCTTTTCAACTCtgtatcttttttccttttctaatctgatgcattaatgaaaatattttataattattattacagaAGAGAGATCCAAACACGAAATTTCTTGGTGGAAAGGGATTTTATTACCAGTTAAGCTACATGCTTGCTAATTTGGCGACACCATTTTAAGCTGCCTCTTGATTTCTTGCTTCTCTCCTTTCAAAGGCTTGAGAGAGGTGGTTAAAACGGTTAAAAGGCAGAGAGATCCATAGGAAGTAGTCTTGGGCCAAAAGTATTTAGATGATGCTAACACATATTCAGAAAGGGCCCATGTTTCATATTCAGAAAAGGCCCATTTtccatattttgaaaatatacaaatataaaCACATCTCCATtggaaattttctttcttttgtctgAATGGAGTGAAAAATAAGGGGATGAgagtgaagaaaataaaataattttttttatttaaaaattgtaaGGAGTTGGAGGGGaagattaaattattgaaaaattattaaatatatgagaaattgcactattttctctttcaaaaacaTGTAATTTATAATGAAAGTAATTTACAAAAGAGCATGGTTTTCGACATAGTgataattctttatttataattcatcaaagataaaataataattttgtagaATTTCTCTTCATGTTGAAGAGTTCAAGAATTGCCCACCATTTAAGAAGtttcttttctcaatttcttctcCTCCACTTCTCACCAATCTTTTTCGATAGTGTTTTGAAATGTAATAATAGTTGTTATTCAAAAtacttttacttaaaaataaattaaaataatattttttattaaaaaaaagctatttctAACACCAACATATCAagacaatctaaaaacataaaaaaatttaatttaaaaaaaatcaaaaaatttcaaaaacatttttttaccaCAAAACAacacttttaaataataaaaaatactttgaaaatggTGTTTTTCTATACCCCTCTATTTCTTTCCTCCCCTTTCCTCCTTCCCAAACACTGTGTTAgtgaacaaataaataaaataaaagagaagtctAGCTAATTGTTTTGCTCAAGAAAAGTGctaaaattaatagtttttatcattcttttttttgcttaagtCTTAAAAATCTAATAGACTATCCGAATTCTAATATGAAAAGAATTAATTTCCACTAAAAGGTcaatcttaattttctttttctccttttccaatgttaattttttatcagtTAATTCAAGTAATTACTTTCTTTATAAGTAGTTTTAAATCACAATAACAGTGAAAAAATAGTATTAGTGGTTCGGTGGCAAAAAGGAACATCTCTAGAGAAATTGGAGCGCAGCTAGGGTTCAAGTCTTGTCAAGCACAAAATCCAAGATATGATTAATCATCCATAGTAAGGGTTTTGAAGaatcctcctcctccccctccGCCAATCATCATCAGCCTCTCTTCTACCTCCTCCTCCATGACCGTCCATCCAATCACCATGAAACCAAAGCCCCACAAAAGATCCAACAAAACCCGCTTCCAaaacccaccaccaccaccaccactagcAGAAAATCCATCAGATTATGccttcaaaataacaaaaacagcAGTATCACAAATCTGCCAATCAGTAGGGTTTAAGTCCACACAACTCTCAGCTCTTGAAACGCTAACCCATATAGCCACCCTTTACCTCCAAACACTAGCCAAAACAGCTGTGTCATATTCCAATGCATCCAACCGTACTCAATCAAACATCTTTGACATCATCAACTCATTACATGACATGTCATCTGTACAAGGTTTCACAGGAGGATCCACGCTGCATTGTAGTAGTGGTGGCATTGGTCTTTTAAGGTCTGGTGTGTTTAAAGATATTAAATCTTTTGTTGAGTTCAGTGATGAAATCCCTTTTGCCAAGCCTATTCCAAGAGGGAATTCGATTTCTTTGAGGAGGAATTCAATTCCTTTGGAAATAGATGAATTGGATTCCAGGGGTTTGCATATTCCTAGGTGGTTGCCAAGGTTTCCTGATGAGACTAGTTATAAGAATTGTGGGGACAGGTGGGAAAAAAGGAGGGAAGGGGGCTTGGCCTTGTGGGAGAATTCTGATTTGCTGAGTGGTGGAAGTGGAAATAAATCCCAGGGGATTTCCAGGGAGAATGAGAAAAGaagtgatggtgatggtgatttGTCGGTGGAGAGAGGAAAGGTGAGTTTTAAGATTGGGGAAGCAATGAAGGCACAAAAAGGAgggattttaatttcttttttgtgatttgttgcTGGCAGGATTTAAACTCTGTTTCTCTGCCAAAATTGGAATACGCAAACCATAATTGATCTCAAGATTCCCTGCTTGTGCTTGAATTTTGTTGTTCgtgatgaatttatatataaacatttttttttttaccgggttctaattgatttttaccGGGTTGGAATGATTCTTGTCATGGTTGATTTACATGGTTAAAATCTTCAAGCCAAACTTTAATGATTGTATCACCGATGCGATCATTTATCAAAACCACGAAACCTATtctgggattgcaagaaatgAAACTGGTGCCATGAAAATTCTAATATGGAGAGTAGTTTTTGCTCAGCTAACAAGTTGGCGTGCAAGCAAAAGATTAAGAAAGCCATCATTACCGAGCATCACATTTTTTACAAAGTATTGTGACAATCCAAAATTTTATCCATCAACCAAGAAACGTTGGAATGATATGACAAATAACATATAGGGTTTCATTCACgttcaaaaataaagttcttggACGATATATCAAAGAAATCACTAGTTGCTGCTACACACAGTCATAACAATATATTCGGTATTTGCTTTTGTAACTCGCAAAAGCTCTAGAAACAGTATTATCAAGCCTTCAAAAACATCTCTCACTCTCAGCAGTTGAAGCCTTTGCAAATAGAGAGGACTATGATGAGGATCAAGACAATCAGTATACCCAATACAATCAGCTTAACCTTCATGTTCTGCAGCCACATTTTTCTCCGGATTTGTGTCCCTTGACTGCGGAAGTCTTGTGCCTACAGTTTACCAATTTCCACAAACAATAAAAGGGGATCAGTATCTTTCCGAAACAATGAAGATTAGGAATGTATCTAGATAAATTGTCAAAAGGCATGTTAAGATGGTGTTGCTATAATGTGATATGATTGTTGTGAAACAGGTATAAAAACTACCAACGAAGTAAATTTCATTTAGATGATTACATATTTTCCTTAAAGAAAACCCTCCATTCTTCCAAAACACCGAGTGAGTAGTAGCAAAACTTTCTAGAACAGCTTACTGCTCCCTAGAAATGTCATAAATGTGTGTGCGCgcgtgtgagagagagagagagagagagagagtcactGACCTGTTGATGAAGGTTCTCAGTCTTGTCCACAAGAAGTTCTATTTTCTCCCCCCTATCCAAAACCTGTATCAATACAGAAAAAAGATCTCTTTTATTCAAACCTTGAAAACACCATGTGTTAGAGGAACCAAGTGCAGCTCAATCTCAACAGTAAATGAAgtgaacacattaattccaaaTGGGGTCAGCTGAATTTCATAATCTGCAAACATAAGAAAACACACGGAAATACAGAGAAAAAAGTGTCCATCTAGTCTACACCAATGAACACAATGAAATAAGAAGTCCAACAACTTCGGAGGGAAAGCACACAAATAAACTGGTGCTGAAGACTCAATTTAGCAATTAAAGCTACCTGTGCACCAAAAAATGGGAATGCCATCCCACTTAAACATAAACCTCAATGAACTGATGCTCAATAACACATACATGTCCACACATTCAAAAGGCACATTGACAAGTACACCTGAAAGAATCTACACATATGACAAATAAGGTAACTTTTGAACATTTTGGTAAAACCTAATGATTCAATGGAAATACTTATAACAGCTTTAAACCAAAGTATTTGAAAGTAATAATCTTGTCAGGAACATGAAATTACTTACGCTCGGTGAcgaaacacacacacacccaaGTGCCCACGTGCACATAAACAAGCAAACTTGCATGAATGCACACATGAAGTAACTTTTAGACGTTTTAACATTCTAGCACTAATGATTCAACAACAAAACTTGTGCCTCATTCAATCATGTACCACAAGAAAATATAACTTGAAAAATGTGATACTGTGTTTCAGGTGGGCAAAAGGTCACCTACCTTCTCAATGTTCTCCATCATGACACCCTTAACTTCAGAGACCTGAGCTTTCACTTTGGCAAGCTTGCTTATCTCTTCAGGATGATCAGCACAATATTGCATATGTTCCTTCAATTTTGGCCTGCAACAAGTTAACAGTTCACCTCAATTATCAAcaacattaacaaaacaaaacttcaCCCTCTTCTCTCAACAGTCTTAACCCAGCTAGATCACCCACCCAAATTCCTTGTTAAGACCGTTGGCCTGGGCTGTGGCAGCCTTTCCACCGCCATATTTTGTCACAAAATCATCCTTAACACGCTCCAGAAAAGCTATAGGTACTTGTCTTCCAGCCGATTCAGCTGCAACCACACAATAAGCTGCAACAACAAAAACGCTCAAGTCAATCTTCGACGTAAAGGCAAAGTCACTTAGAATCCTTATACTACTTTCATATGTTATTTAAGAACGTTAGAATTCTTAGGTTTTGCATTAACATAACATTTTCCGAAACCCAAAAACACAAATCCTCTCTACAGTCGAGCCACAGTTTCAAGAGAATCAAACAGATCCAATTCATGTCTCATCAACCGCACCTCCctaaataaaatctacaaaaacCCAACAAACCCTCTCTTACagcaaaaaacaatgataaccGAGATACCAAAACAGAAAACCCAGAACAAAAACtctttgaaaacataaaaacctcaaaactaaacaaaacccacaaataaaaaacacttactAAAGCCATTGTCAACGAGGTAATTGAAAGTGTGGCCATCACAGTTGTAAGTAAACTTGTTGTTAGTAGCAGGAAGTTTCTGGAGACATTGAAAAGCTATGGAATTGAAATTCCCACTGAACTCAGTATAGTCAGCAAGAATCACAGTTCCTCGAGAAACAAATGCGTAGATCAGTGATTTCTGGCTCATTTTTGAAAACTCAAAATTTGGGGTtttcaaaagagagagagatctgAGAGGGATTTTTTGGTATCTCTCTCTCCTTGTCGTTTGTTTCCTTGTTGCTTTtgggaaggagagagagagagagagtaaaagCGAAAGAGGAGAGGGCTTTCAAAGATGTGGTTTTTTAAAAGggaaaggagagagaggaaagagtAGAGAAAAAGGAAAGTGAGGTTTAATAATGGGTTTTGTGTGAGAAAATTAATTAGGTTTCCAAATGTTTTAATTAGAAGGGTAATTAAGAGGATAATTTTGTGAGAGATTGTTCTCATTTTTTACATCCATAAGACCACTTTTGTCTAatttatctaataaataaataaatatttggcatggttgtgaaatttattttctttatttgatgtgTAAGTTAgtgcaagaattttttttaatttaataa
It encodes:
- the LOC7457637 gene encoding transcription initiation factor TFIID subunit 8, producing MTVHPITMKPKPHKRSNKTRFQNPPPPPPLAENPSDYAFKITKTAVSQICQSVGFKSTQLSALETLTHIATLYLQTLAKTAVSYSNASNRTQSNIFDIINSLHDMSSVQGFTGGSTLHCSSGGIGLLRSGVFKDIKSFVEFSDEIPFAKPIPRGNSISLRRNSIPLEIDELDSRGLHIPRWLPRFPDETSYKNCGDRWEKRREGGLALWENSDLLSGGSGNKSQGISRENEKRSDGDGDLSVERGKVSFKIGEAMKAQKGGILISFL
- the LOC7481781 gene encoding vesicle-associated membrane protein 722, with amino-acid sequence MSQKSLIYAFVSRGTVILADYTEFSGNFNSIAFQCLQKLPATNNKFTYNCDGHTFNYLVDNGFTYCVVAAESAGRQVPIAFLERVKDDFVTKYGGGKAATAQANGLNKEFGPKLKEHMQYCADHPEEISKLAKVKAQVSEVKGVMMENIEKVLDRGEKIELLVDKTENLHQQAQDFRSQGTQIRRKMWLQNMKVKLIVLGILIVLILIIVLSICKGFNC